From a single Lolium rigidum isolate FL_2022 chromosome 7, APGP_CSIRO_Lrig_0.1, whole genome shotgun sequence genomic region:
- the LOC124673940 gene encoding uncharacterized protein LOC124673940 yields the protein MSSLGTSKGILEIAKFGVYVAVPVTLTYLVATDSKSIKKLMGLRPYVVYPPEGPRPPPPEELRERAREIARSRNQE from the exons ATGTCGTCGCTGGGGACGTCcaaggggatcctggagatcgccaagTTCGGGGTGTACGTCGCCGTCCCCGTAACCCTCACCTACCTCGTCGCCACCGACTCCAAGTCCATCAAGAAGCTCATGGGCCTC CGTCCTTATGTGGTTTACCCACCAGAAGGCCCACGCCCACCGCCACCAGAAGAACTTCGCGAAAGGGCTCGAGAGATAGCTCGTAGCAGAAATCAAGAGTAA